A window of the Kosakonia radicincitans DSM 16656 genome harbors these coding sequences:
- a CDS encoding RluA family pseudouridine synthase, translating into MSTIDTFIAPPCHDNIETLYQDEHLVLINKPSGLLSLSGKNPQNLDSVHYRLVQIFPGCTLVHRLDFGTSGLMVVARNKAINAALCQQFSQRTVTKVYSALLCGHVHDDEGVIAAAIVKDPACFPLMSICATGGKPARSRFRVIERFYQTQEDGNLLPLSRVELIPETGRTHQLRIHCQHLGHPILGCDLYGGRLMPGAERASRLMLHASALHFVHPISNTWINARHDSPF; encoded by the coding sequence ATGTCTACGATCGATACTTTTATTGCCCCGCCGTGTCACGACAACATTGAAACGCTCTATCAGGACGAGCACCTGGTGCTGATCAATAAACCCAGCGGATTACTCAGCCTGTCGGGGAAAAACCCGCAAAATCTCGATTCGGTGCATTATCGGCTGGTGCAGATATTCCCCGGCTGCACGCTGGTGCACCGCCTCGATTTTGGCACATCCGGGTTGATGGTGGTTGCCCGCAATAAGGCCATTAATGCCGCGCTCTGCCAGCAGTTCAGCCAGCGCACCGTCACTAAGGTTTACAGCGCATTGCTCTGCGGACACGTGCACGACGACGAAGGGGTGATCGCTGCGGCGATCGTCAAAGACCCGGCGTGCTTCCCGCTGATGTCGATTTGTGCGACCGGCGGCAAGCCAGCGCGTTCCCGTTTTCGGGTCATTGAGCGTTTTTACCAGACGCAGGAAGACGGTAATTTACTGCCGTTGTCACGCGTTGAGCTGATTCCTGAAACCGGGCGCACGCACCAGCTACGCATTCACTGCCAGCATTTGGGACATCCGATTCTGGGATGCGATCTGTATGGCGGTCGCCTGATGCCTGGTGCTGAACGGGCGTCGCGGCTGATGCTGCATGCCAGCGCGTTGCATTTTGTTCATCCCATCAGCAACACGTGGATCAACGCCCGTCATGACAGCCCATTCTGA
- a CDS encoding cold-shock protein, producing the protein MNGTITTWFKDKGFGFIKDENGDNRYFHVIKVANPELIKKDAAVTFEPTTNNKGLSAYAVKVIPDSKYIYIAGERFKLASIKSYLVYSEEVPADARIDKENAVLSVGLLMGNIRPKTTTKPGEMRSVKKLAITTFQGTTSIFSEDEIDIDTTVKMLKV; encoded by the coding sequence ATGAACGGAACGATCACAACGTGGTTTAAAGATAAAGGTTTTGGCTTTATCAAAGATGAAAACGGCGATAACCGCTATTTTCATGTGATTAAGGTCGCTAACCCTGAACTAATTAAGAAAGATGCCGCGGTGACTTTCGAACCCACCACCAATAACAAAGGGTTATCGGCTTACGCCGTGAAAGTCATCCCTGACAGCAAATACATCTATATCGCAGGCGAACGTTTTAAGCTTGCGTCGATCAAATCGTATCTGGTGTACAGCGAAGAAGTCCCCGCTGATGCCCGCATCGATAAAGAAAATGCCGTGTTGTCTGTGGGTCTGCTAATGGGAAACATCCGGCCGAAAACCACCACGAAACCGGGTGAAATGCGCTCAGTGAAAAAACTGGCGATCACCACTTTTCAGGGCACAACCTCCATTTTCTCAGAAGATGAAATCGACATTGATACGACGGTGAAAATGCTCAAAGTCTGA
- a CDS encoding flavin-containing monooxygenase: MSVEKINTVIVGAGQAGIAMSEHLALMGVPHVVLERSRIAERWRSERWDSLVANGPAWHDRFPSLKFDNISQEAFPPKERMAQYFEEYASMINAPVRTGVDVHQVVRLAGRSGFKVVTSAGEFEAANVVAATGPFQKPSFPQIVPESAGVQQIHSSVYKNPQQLPAGGVLVVGAGASGTQIAEELRKAGRDVYLSVGEHYRPPRAYRDRDYCWWLGALGLWDEVKIKPKKEHVAFAVSGYEGGKTVDFRRLAHMGITLVGITQSWDNGVLSFADGLAENIAAGDNAYFDVLRDADAYIERNGLDLPPEPQAWELLPDPQCLLNPLAQLDIAAAGITTIIWATGFKFDFSWLQVDAFDEKGLPFHKRGISAERGIYFLGLPNLVNRASSFIYGVWHDAKYIADHIVLQNAYTDYVKS; encoded by the coding sequence ATGTCAGTAGAAAAAATTAATACCGTCATTGTCGGCGCTGGTCAGGCCGGTATTGCCATGAGCGAACATCTGGCATTGATGGGCGTGCCTCACGTCGTACTGGAACGTAGCCGCATCGCTGAACGCTGGCGCTCGGAACGTTGGGATTCGCTGGTGGCAAACGGTCCTGCGTGGCACGACCGCTTCCCGTCGCTGAAATTCGACAATATTTCCCAGGAAGCTTTTCCGCCGAAAGAGCGCATGGCGCAATATTTTGAAGAGTATGCCAGCATGATTAACGCTCCCGTACGGACCGGCGTTGACGTGCATCAGGTTGTGCGCCTGGCAGGGCGCAGCGGCTTTAAAGTGGTGACCTCCGCCGGTGAATTTGAGGCCGCGAATGTGGTGGCCGCCACCGGCCCGTTTCAGAAACCCTCATTCCCGCAGATCGTGCCAGAAAGCGCAGGCGTGCAGCAGATTCACTCTTCGGTCTACAAAAATCCGCAGCAGTTGCCCGCAGGCGGCGTGCTGGTGGTGGGTGCTGGCGCTTCTGGTACACAAATTGCCGAAGAGCTGCGTAAAGCGGGTCGGGACGTTTATCTGTCGGTTGGCGAACATTATCGCCCGCCGCGCGCCTACCGCGACCGCGATTACTGCTGGTGGCTCGGCGCGCTGGGTCTGTGGGATGAAGTGAAAATAAAACCGAAGAAAGAGCACGTTGCCTTTGCGGTAAGCGGTTATGAAGGCGGTAAAACCGTGGATTTCCGTCGTCTGGCGCATATGGGCATTACGCTGGTAGGCATCACCCAAAGCTGGGATAACGGCGTCCTGAGCTTTGCCGACGGCCTGGCGGAGAATATCGCTGCGGGCGATAACGCCTACTTTGACGTGCTGCGCGATGCCGATGCTTATATCGAACGCAACGGGCTGGATCTGCCGCCCGAGCCGCAGGCGTGGGAACTGCTGCCGGATCCGCAATGTCTGCTCAATCCGCTGGCGCAATTAGATATTGCCGCAGCGGGTATTACCACTATTATCTGGGCGACGGGTTTTAAATTTGATTTTAGCTGGCTGCAAGTGGATGCCTTCGACGAAAAAGGCCTGCCATTCCATAAACGCGGTATTTCCGCCGAGCGCGGTATTTATTTTCTCGGTCTGCCTAATTTAGTAAACCGTGCCTCATCGTTTATTTATGGTGTATGGCACGATGCGAAATATATTGCCGATCATATTGTTTTGCAGAACGCTTATACCGACTACGTTAAATCATAA
- a CDS encoding DUF2058 domain-containing protein yields MTKLTLQEQMLKAGLVTSKKMAKVQRTAKKSRVQAREAREAVEENKKAQLERDKQLSEQQKQAALSKEYKAQIKQLIEMNRITITKGNISFNFTDNNLIKKIEVDKVTQAQLINGRLAIARLVSDNNGDNPYAIIPAAVADKIAQRDANCIVLHSALTQEAQDEDDPYADFKVPDDLMW; encoded by the coding sequence ATGACAAAACTTACCTTGCAAGAGCAGATGTTAAAAGCTGGATTAGTCACCAGCAAGAAGATGGCCAAAGTCCAGAGAACGGCGAAAAAGTCCCGCGTTCAGGCGCGTGAGGCCAGAGAAGCGGTAGAAGAAAATAAGAAAGCGCAACTTGAGCGTGATAAGCAGCTTAGCGAACAGCAAAAACAGGCTGCGTTATCGAAAGAGTATAAAGCGCAGATCAAGCAGCTTATTGAGATGAACCGCATCACAATAACGAAAGGCAATATCAGTTTTAACTTCACCGACAATAACCTGATTAAAAAAATAGAGGTCGATAAAGTGACTCAGGCGCAGCTGATCAATGGCCGTCTCGCCATTGCCCGCCTGGTGTCCGACAACAACGGTGATAACCCATACGCCATTATCCCGGCGGCTGTTGCCGATAAAATTGCCCAGCGCGATGCCAACTGTATTGTGCTGCACAGCGCGCTCACGCAGGAAGCACAGGATGAAGATGACCCATATGCGGACTTCAAAGTGCCCGATGATTTGATGTGGTAA
- a CDS encoding ABC transporter permease, producing the protein MTRSLNDKLSVLAGRLLVAAILLFVMLPTIVVLISSFSSTAVLFFPPKGWSLRWFERAVNYDDFRHGFYSGLIVTAWASSLAVIIGTTLAIAIERYSFPCKQVLEGILLSPLFIPHFTIGLGLLMLVSQLNLGRGYPLVIFCHIVLVLPFVLRSVYVSIKNLEQRIELAAASLGASPLRVVWTITVPLILPGLFGGWLFAAILSFNEFTASLFITTQATQTLPVAMYNYVREFADPTLAALSVIYIAVTATLLIIANKFLGLGKILNIETRH; encoded by the coding sequence ATGACCCGTTCGCTCAACGACAAACTGAGTGTACTGGCGGGCCGCCTGCTGGTTGCCGCTATTCTGCTCTTCGTGATGCTGCCGACTATCGTGGTATTGATCTCCTCGTTCAGCAGTACCGCCGTGTTGTTCTTTCCGCCGAAAGGCTGGTCGCTGCGCTGGTTCGAGCGCGCGGTGAATTACGATGATTTCCGTCACGGCTTCTACTCCGGGTTAATTGTTACCGCATGGGCATCGTCACTGGCGGTGATCATCGGCACCACGCTGGCGATTGCTATCGAACGCTATTCGTTTCCCTGCAAACAGGTGCTGGAAGGGATTTTGCTGTCACCGCTGTTTATCCCGCACTTCACCATTGGCCTGGGCCTGCTGATGCTGGTGTCGCAACTCAACCTGGGGCGCGGTTATCCGCTGGTGATTTTCTGCCACATCGTGCTGGTCCTGCCGTTTGTGCTGCGCAGCGTTTATGTGTCGATAAAAAACCTTGAACAGCGCATTGAACTGGCGGCGGCAAGCCTTGGCGCATCGCCGTTGCGCGTGGTGTGGACCATCACCGTGCCGCTGATTTTGCCGGGCCTGTTTGGCGGCTGGCTGTTTGCCGCGATCCTCTCGTTTAACGAATTTACCGCGTCGTTGTTTATTACTACCCAGGCAACACAGACCTTACCGGTGGCAATGTACAACTATGTGCGTGAATTTGCTGACCCAACACTGGCAGCCCTGTCGGTCATTTATATTGCCGTCACCGCCACGTTATTAATTATCGCCAATAAGTTTTTAGGCCTGGGGAAAATATTGAATATTGAGACCAGACATTAA
- a CDS encoding ABC transporter permease, with product MTRKPTFLPWFIIPATLAAVGLVVAMFAVMQFSVRAYIPGSLDVGGFTLANFKGLFKSIYADAFINTVILSAKTAIFGLLMSYPLAYALVRTRTTWIKSAILIIAITPMFLGEVVRTYSWIIVLGNSGFLNSLLLALGVISTPIQFMFTQTGVVLALVHVTMPIMVLMLATALSHINPDYEKAAASLGAGPIRTLLTVTIPLSIPGIVSSLTTAFAWTFSAFATPQLIGGGRVSTVATMVYQLGFSSMNFPFAAALSIAGLILTILLLLALKRMTRFLRTMGEH from the coding sequence ATGACGAGAAAACCAACATTTTTACCCTGGTTCATAATCCCCGCGACGCTCGCCGCAGTCGGACTGGTTGTCGCGATGTTCGCGGTGATGCAGTTCAGCGTGCGCGCTTATATTCCCGGTTCGCTCGACGTGGGCGGATTTACGCTGGCGAACTTCAAAGGCCTGTTCAAAAGCATCTATGCCGATGCGTTTATTAACACCGTCATACTGAGCGCGAAAACCGCTATTTTTGGCCTGCTGATGAGTTATCCGCTGGCGTATGCGCTGGTGCGCACCCGTACTACGTGGATCAAATCCGCGATTTTGATTATTGCGATTACGCCGATGTTTCTCGGCGAAGTGGTGCGCACCTATTCCTGGATTATCGTGCTGGGTAACAGCGGCTTCCTTAATAGTCTGCTGCTGGCGCTGGGCGTTATCTCCACGCCGATTCAGTTTATGTTTACGCAAACCGGCGTGGTGCTGGCGCTGGTGCACGTTACCATGCCAATCATGGTGCTGATGCTGGCGACCGCCTTGTCGCACATCAACCCGGATTATGAGAAAGCCGCCGCCAGCCTGGGCGCAGGGCCGATCCGCACCTTGCTGACCGTGACGATTCCCCTCTCAATTCCCGGCATTGTCTCCAGCCTCACTACCGCGTTTGCCTGGACCTTTAGCGCCTTTGCCACACCGCAACTTATTGGCGGCGGACGCGTCAGCACCGTGGCGACCATGGTCTATCAGTTGGGTTTCTCGTCGATGAACTTCCCGTTTGCTGCCGCGCTGAGCATCGCCGGTTTGATCCTGACCATCCTGCTGTTGCTGGCGCTCAAACGCATGACCCGATTCCTGCGCACGATGGGAGAGCATTGA
- the cybB gene encoding cytochrome b561 — translation MKKYSGGQIALHWLVLLLIVIAYAAMEFRDIFPKDSVGRYWMAITHYTCGVSVFILMLIRMVFRFIFPEPPVVPALPQWQKLSATVVHFVLYALFIFLPLLGVVSLYYGQKEWSFLFINMPIAAEKNSVLQHSLKEVHELLANTGYFIIGLHAAAALLHHYILRDNTLLRMMPGKRPD, via the coding sequence ATGAAGAAATACTCAGGTGGGCAGATAGCACTACACTGGCTGGTTTTATTGCTAATCGTGATCGCATATGCCGCGATGGAATTCAGGGATATTTTCCCAAAAGATTCTGTCGGTCGTTACTGGATGGCAATAACTCATTACACTTGTGGTGTCAGTGTATTTATTCTGATGTTAATCAGAATGGTATTTAGATTTATTTTCCCGGAACCGCCGGTTGTTCCCGCGCTGCCACAATGGCAAAAGCTCAGCGCCACCGTTGTACATTTTGTTTTATATGCGCTGTTTATTTTTCTTCCGCTGCTGGGGGTGGTGTCGCTCTATTACGGCCAGAAAGAGTGGAGTTTTCTGTTTATTAACATGCCGATTGCGGCGGAAAAAAATAGTGTACTGCAACATAGCCTGAAAGAGGTTCATGAATTACTGGCTAATACGGGCTATTTTATCATCGGCTTGCATGCGGCGGCGGCGCTGCTGCACCACTATATACTGCGGGATAATACCTTGCTGAGAATGATGCCTGGCAAGCGCCCGGATTAA
- a CDS encoding alpha-hydroxy acid oxidase: protein MIITCIEDLRQLARKRVPKMFYDYVDAGSWSEYSYRANEADLRRLEFRQRVAVDIAARSTASVMLGQPVTMPVAIAPTGLTGMIHPDGEILAARAAKTFGIPFTLSTMSICSIETVAQATDYHPFWFQLYVMRDRQFVANLIDRAKAAHCGALVVTMDLQVFGQRHKDIKNGLSTPPKMTLRNLLNIASKPRWCRNMLATRNRNFGNIIGHASGVNNIDAMVEWTAQQFDPHLSWQDIEWIKRRWGGKLIVKGIMDVEDARQAVAAGADALIVSNHGGRQLDGVSSSSTLLPEIVAAVGNDIEVHFDGGIRSGQDVLKAIALGAKGTYIGRSMLYGLGAMGEAGVTMALNIIRNEFDLSMAFCGKTHVAAIDAGILRRRLFD, encoded by the coding sequence ATGATCATCACCTGCATTGAAGATCTACGGCAACTGGCGCGTAAGCGGGTGCCCAAAATGTTTTATGACTATGTGGATGCCGGCTCCTGGAGCGAATATAGCTATCGTGCCAATGAAGCGGATTTACGTCGCCTTGAGTTTCGCCAGCGCGTGGCGGTCGATATTGCCGCCCGCAGCACCGCCAGCGTGATGCTCGGACAGCCCGTAACAATGCCTGTAGCCATTGCCCCCACGGGGTTAACCGGCATGATCCATCCCGACGGCGAAATCCTTGCGGCGCGGGCAGCGAAAACGTTCGGCATCCCCTTTACACTTTCGACCATGAGCATTTGCTCCATTGAAACCGTAGCGCAGGCCACGGATTACCATCCCTTCTGGTTCCAGCTCTATGTCATGCGCGATCGCCAGTTTGTCGCGAATCTTATCGATCGCGCGAAAGCCGCCCACTGCGGTGCGCTGGTCGTCACCATGGATCTCCAGGTGTTTGGGCAGCGCCATAAAGACATTAAAAATGGCCTGTCGACCCCGCCGAAAATGACGCTGCGCAACCTGCTGAATATTGCCAGCAAACCACGCTGGTGCCGCAATATGCTCGCCACACGCAACCGTAACTTTGGCAATATTATCGGTCACGCCAGCGGTGTTAATAACATTGATGCCATGGTGGAATGGACAGCGCAGCAGTTCGACCCGCACCTCTCCTGGCAGGATATTGAGTGGATTAAACGGCGCTGGGGCGGCAAGCTGATCGTTAAAGGCATTATGGACGTGGAAGATGCACGCCAGGCGGTGGCGGCAGGCGCAGATGCGCTCATTGTCTCCAATCACGGCGGCCGTCAGCTGGATGGAGTGTCGTCCTCAAGTACTTTATTACCAGAGATTGTCGCCGCAGTGGGTAATGATATTGAAGTCCATTTCGACGGCGGGATACGTTCCGGGCAGGATGTGCTGAAAGCGATTGCGCTGGGGGCTAAAGGAACCTATATCGGGCGCAGTATGCTGTATGGATTAGGGGCGATGGGCGAAGCAGGTGTCACCATGGCGCTGAATATCATTCGTAATGAATTCGATTTGTCGATGGCTTTTTGCGGCAAGACCCATGTTGCTGCGATTGATGCAGGGATCCTGCGGCGCAGGTTGTTTGACTGA
- a CDS encoding AraC family transcriptional regulator, translated as MENQLHELRELASVAGNQRTETGIPRLAMVQGEIPEHRLSAVYEPMINLILTGSKSMSVGDRTYRYDPATYFVMSVDLPAIGRVYPDEQTGAPYLAVSLTPDPGILADLQNCLPDSGSAALFHSGFSVAPVTVELLDAWVRMLRLMRTPEAIPALAPAYEREILFRVLQGPLGWMLRDIARPESHLSRIYTVINWIKQNYMQAVRVEALAEMAALSVSAFHRHFLTITALSPVQYQKRIRLMQAREKMRTTNASIMTIALAVGYQSHTQFSREYARLFGLPPSVDRRQILKR; from the coding sequence ATGGAAAATCAATTACACGAATTGCGCGAACTGGCATCGGTGGCGGGAAATCAACGCACTGAAACCGGCATTCCACGCCTTGCGATGGTGCAGGGTGAGATCCCTGAGCACCGGTTGTCTGCCGTTTATGAACCAATGATCAACCTGATTCTGACCGGCTCGAAAAGCATGTCAGTAGGGGACAGAACCTACCGCTATGACCCCGCAACCTATTTTGTGATGTCGGTGGATTTGCCTGCCATTGGCCGCGTTTACCCGGATGAGCAGACCGGGGCGCCTTATCTGGCTGTCAGCCTGACGCCGGATCCGGGGATCCTTGCTGATTTGCAGAACTGTTTGCCTGATTCTGGCTCCGCTGCGCTCTTTCATTCGGGATTTTCCGTTGCGCCAGTGACTGTGGAATTGCTGGATGCCTGGGTGCGCATGCTACGTCTGATGCGTACCCCGGAGGCGATCCCGGCTCTGGCTCCCGCCTATGAAAGGGAAATACTGTTCCGTGTGTTGCAGGGACCGCTTGGCTGGATGCTGCGTGATATTGCGCGACCAGAGTCGCATCTGTCGCGTATTTATACGGTGATTAACTGGATAAAACAGAACTATATGCAGGCCGTGCGGGTGGAAGCGCTGGCCGAAATGGCGGCACTCAGCGTTTCCGCGTTTCATCGCCATTTCCTGACGATTACGGCCCTCAGCCCGGTTCAGTATCAAAAACGGATAAGGCTGATGCAGGCGCGTGAAAAAATGCGTACAACAAACGCGAGTATCATGACAATTGCATTAGCGGTCGGTTATCAAAGCCATACGCAATTCAGTCGGGAATATGCCCGGCTGTTTGGTTTACCGCCTTCTGTCGATCGCCGACAAATACTGAAAAGGTAA
- a CDS encoding VIT1/CCC1 transporter family protein: protein MHLELHSIGRVGWLRAAVLGANDGIVSTASLVLGVASAGSSSSGVLLAGVAGLVAGAMSMATGEYVSVSSQADTEKAALAQERRELATDYEGEVQELTSLYRQRGLAPSLAREVAEQLMAKDALDAHAREELGLTETNSAQPLQAAIFSAISFSAGAVLPVLVAWLTPAPLVLLFVILSTLFSLALLGYISSVAGKAPPVKAIIRITFWSAMAMALSMGAGSLAGQALA, encoded by the coding sequence ATGCATCTGGAACTACACAGCATTGGAAGAGTGGGGTGGCTCCGGGCGGCAGTGCTGGGTGCCAATGATGGCATTGTGTCGACGGCCAGCCTTGTTCTCGGTGTTGCGTCTGCAGGGAGCTCCTCCTCTGGGGTGTTGCTGGCGGGCGTTGCCGGGCTGGTTGCAGGCGCCATGTCAATGGCGACCGGAGAATATGTTTCCGTCTCATCACAAGCTGATACCGAAAAGGCCGCGCTGGCACAGGAAAGGAGGGAGCTGGCGACGGATTATGAGGGGGAGGTACAGGAACTGACGTCACTGTATAGGCAACGAGGGCTGGCGCCTTCGCTTGCCCGCGAGGTTGCGGAACAACTGATGGCAAAGGATGCGCTCGACGCGCATGCCCGGGAAGAACTGGGCCTGACGGAGACGAATTCAGCACAGCCGCTGCAGGCTGCAATTTTTTCAGCCATCAGTTTTTCTGCCGGCGCGGTGTTGCCGGTTCTGGTGGCGTGGTTAACGCCGGCACCGCTGGTTTTGCTGTTCGTCATCCTTTCCACGCTTTTTTCACTGGCGCTCCTCGGCTATATCTCGTCGGTCGCAGGCAAAGCGCCGCCGGTGAAAGCCATTATTCGAATCACCTTCTGGAGCGCCATGGCGATGGCTTTGTCGATGGGTGCGGGTTCGCTCGCCGGACAGGCGCTGGCTTAG
- a CDS encoding ABC transporter substrate-binding protein has translation MLRKICALTLLTTCVLSAGNAMAADKLIVSTWGGGFKDLIDETIAKEFTKETGVEVQFVTGGTIDRLNKAKLAGGSPETDVTFTTAHVGYLYANSGLFEKLDMSKIPNAANLVQQAKVSPYHLGVWGYVYTIGYRPDLVPKGETFTSWNDLWKPELKGTLALPDWDPSHIIAVAAKLSGTDAAHWQQGQAKLKALIPNIKSFYTDDANSQQLISTGETPVQVMLSMNAYNMMAEGVDVKLAIPKEGAILGVDTIGINKGTKHSDLAYKFMNIALKPEIQEQVAKIYHGSPTVTNAHIDPELAKLPGMLTTPAQWNATINTDPQLRAEKTAEWRQWFSENIMSH, from the coding sequence ATGTTGCGTAAGATTTGTGCCTTAACGTTGTTGACCACATGCGTGCTCAGCGCGGGCAATGCGATGGCCGCTGACAAGCTGATTGTCAGCACCTGGGGCGGCGGTTTTAAAGATCTGATCGATGAAACCATTGCCAAAGAGTTCACCAAAGAGACCGGCGTAGAAGTGCAATTTGTCACCGGCGGCACCATTGATCGCCTCAACAAAGCCAAGCTGGCGGGCGGTTCACCTGAAACTGACGTGACCTTTACCACCGCGCATGTGGGCTATCTGTACGCCAACTCAGGCCTGTTTGAAAAACTCGATATGAGCAAAATCCCGAACGCAGCAAACCTGGTGCAACAGGCGAAAGTCAGCCCTTATCACCTCGGCGTGTGGGGCTACGTTTACACCATCGGCTATCGCCCGGACCTGGTGCCCAAAGGTGAAACCTTTACCAGCTGGAACGATCTGTGGAAGCCCGAGCTGAAAGGCACGCTGGCGCTGCCGGACTGGGACCCGAGCCATATCATTGCGGTGGCCGCCAAACTCTCCGGCACCGATGCGGCGCACTGGCAGCAAGGCCAGGCGAAGCTGAAAGCGCTGATCCCGAATATCAAATCTTTCTATACCGATGATGCCAACAGCCAGCAATTGATCTCCACTGGCGAAACCCCGGTACAGGTGATGCTGTCGATGAACGCCTACAACATGATGGCTGAAGGGGTGGACGTCAAACTGGCGATCCCCAAAGAGGGGGCGATTTTGGGCGTCGATACCATTGGTATCAACAAAGGCACCAAACATAGCGATCTTGCATATAAGTTCATGAATATTGCCCTGAAGCCCGAAATTCAGGAGCAAGTGGCAAAGATTTATCACGGCAGCCCAACGGTAACCAACGCGCATATCGATCCTGAACTGGCGAAACTGCCGGGCATGCTCACCACGCCTGCGCAGTGGAATGCCACCATCAATACCGATCCGCAGCTGCGTGCCGAGAAAACCGCAGAGTGGCGTCAGTGGTTCTCTGAAAACATCATGTCTCATTGA
- a CDS encoding EAL domain-containing protein → MRNALIPLIAAVLLFITGVFILNMQLWFSTRADRLEGARYAVNNINNILDEASHATRLAVDIAGKGCDPEGQFQLGTEAALQPHLRTILIVKGGEVWCSSLPGNRGLLARIPRMSAASLFLAPAEDAANEQPFLVYQTRFAASRVLVTISDQHIREALNAPLEGVIYRLRVGNHVIGLSGDIAALSEKTPPSGQANSKAYPFSIIYNQPPLFSLFRLVSLGPGILIFILLISCATAYALIKYLNKNATPAETLRRAITNGEIVPFYQPVVNGREGTLRGVEVLARWKHPRSGYIPPASFIPLAEKSDLIIPLTQSLMRQVVAHMNAIAHRLPEGFHIGINFSASHITSPDFVAECLKFKESFRHPALNLVIEVTEREPLNVDEDLVQRLNVLHENGFVIALDDFGTGYSGLSYLHDLHIDYIKIDQSFVARVNAEQDSTRILDCVLDLARKLSLSIVAEGVETKEQLDYLNQNNITFLQGYYFYKPVNFQDLIKILLSKPKVKVVVDTARKKEDVHNMVD, encoded by the coding sequence ATGCGCAATGCCCTTATTCCTCTAATCGCGGCTGTGCTTCTTTTTATTACCGGCGTTTTTATTCTTAATATGCAGCTTTGGTTCTCCACCCGGGCAGATCGCCTTGAAGGAGCCAGATACGCGGTGAATAACATCAACAACATTCTTGATGAAGCGTCCCATGCTACCCGTCTCGCCGTTGACATCGCGGGTAAAGGATGCGATCCGGAGGGACAATTTCAGCTCGGCACTGAAGCTGCCCTGCAACCACATCTGCGCACAATCCTGATTGTTAAAGGCGGGGAAGTCTGGTGCTCATCGCTACCGGGAAATCGCGGGCTGCTGGCGCGTATTCCCAGAATGTCTGCGGCCAGTCTGTTTCTCGCACCGGCAGAGGACGCAGCAAACGAACAGCCATTCCTCGTCTATCAAACGCGATTTGCCGCGAGCCGCGTGCTGGTCACCATCAGCGATCAGCATATTCGCGAGGCGCTGAATGCACCGTTAGAGGGTGTTATCTACAGATTGCGCGTCGGGAATCATGTTATCGGTCTGTCGGGGGATATTGCCGCGCTTAGCGAAAAAACGCCCCCTTCGGGACAAGCCAATTCGAAAGCCTATCCCTTCAGTATCATCTACAATCAACCGCCGCTGTTTAGCTTGTTCCGGCTCGTCTCGCTGGGGCCGGGCATCCTGATTTTCATCCTGTTAATCTCCTGCGCGACGGCCTACGCGCTGATTAAGTACCTGAATAAAAATGCCACGCCGGCAGAGACATTGCGCCGGGCCATTACCAACGGTGAGATCGTGCCTTTTTACCAGCCAGTGGTGAATGGCAGAGAGGGAACCCTGCGCGGTGTCGAGGTGCTGGCGCGCTGGAAACACCCGCGATCCGGCTATATTCCGCCCGCATCCTTTATCCCTTTAGCCGAAAAATCAGATCTGATCATACCGCTTACGCAAAGCCTGATGCGGCAGGTCGTGGCCCATATGAACGCCATTGCCCACCGGTTGCCGGAAGGTTTTCACATCGGTATTAACTTCAGTGCGTCCCATATCACTTCGCCCGATTTTGTCGCGGAGTGTCTGAAATTCAAAGAGAGTTTCAGACACCCTGCGCTCAATCTGGTGATTGAAGTCACCGAACGCGAACCCTTAAACGTGGATGAAGATCTTGTACAACGGCTAAATGTCCTGCATGAAAATGGATTTGTTATCGCGCTGGATGATTTCGGTACTGGCTACTCAGGGCTTTCTTACCTGCACGATCTGCATATCGATTACATTAAAATCGACCAGAGTTTCGTTGCCAGAGTGAATGCCGAGCAGGACTCGACGCGGATTTTAGACTGCGTGCTGGATCTGGCGCGCAAACTCTCTTTAAGCATTGTCGCCGAAGGCGTCGAAACGAAAGAACAGCTCGATTACCTGAATCAAAACAACATCACTTTCCTGCAGGGTTACTACTTCTATAAGCCGGTCAACTTCCAGGATCTGATCAAAATTCTGCTGTCAAAACCCAAAGTGAAGGTGGTTGTTGATACAGCGCGGAAGAAAGAGGATGTGCACAACATGGTGGATTGA